A window of Thalassophryne amazonica chromosome 12, fThaAma1.1, whole genome shotgun sequence genomic DNA:
ctcattggaacggcaccaaacaaaagttccagcatcatcaccttgcccaatgcagattcgagattcatcactgaatatgactttcatccagtcatccacagtccacgattgcttttccttagcccattgtaaccttgtttttttctgtttaggtgttaatgatggctttcatttagcttttctgtatgtaaatcccgtttcctttaggcagtttcttacagttcagtcacagacgttgactccagtttcctcccattcattcctcatttgttttgttgtgcattttttatttttgatacatattgctttaagttttctgtcttgacgctttgatgtcttccttggtctaccagtatgtttgcctttaacaaccttcccatgttgtttgtatttggtccagagtttagacacagctgactgtgaacaaccaacatcttttgcaacattgcgtgatgatttaccctcttttaagagtttgataatcctctcctttgtttcaattgacatctttcgtgttggagccatgattcatgtcagtccacttggtgcaacaactctccaaggtgtgatcactcctttttagatgcagactaacatgcagatctgatttgatgcaggtgttagttttggggatgaaaatttgcagggtgattccataatttattcctcagaattgagtgagtccatatttttttttccctctgcttggtctaaaaaagtaactgttactgactgccacaatttttttttcctgatttcttatagtgtttcttaaagccagaaagttgccatttgaaatgactttagttttgtgtcatgtctgtgatctgcttttttttctgcaaaactaaacaactgaatgaacatcctccgaggccggtgattccataattattgccaggggttgtatatatatatatatatatatatatatataatatggcacggcccaagcagagggtcaccccctagagcctggtctgcttgaggtttcttcctaagagggagtttttcccacaccacagttgcctagtgcttgctctgggggtcggcaaggTTGGTCCTTATTTGAGTGGAGTGACCTGGGCCaagtgtgttgtgatttggcgctttatatatatatatatatatatatatatatatatatatacataatatacatgaattgaagtgtaattaaatattgaagtgtatgtctgtgtgttgatatgtagtgtgttgtgaatttgtgtttatgtgattatgactgttataattgttggacttgtactagcaggggtgggcgttgataagctttgcttctgcccacaccctttcggattCACAGgcttttatataacattcatgttatttgtatgtttctgatctttcggatttgtgtgtgtgccgaataaatccattcattcataaaaaaaaaaaatagccccagactttagataaagttgaggcagtgaCCTGCTGTGCATACCCtttgaaataaaatttaaaagggtagaaagcatagtagtaacatactatgccagtatgcgagccacacaaaagggaaaataagtgcatcttaagtctggacttgaaagtctctgcagaatctgactgttttattgacacagggagatcattccacaaagcaggtgcacgataagagaaagctctgtgacatgcagactttttattaaccctagggacacaaagtagttctgtgCCCTGAGAGCACAGAGCCTAgaccagtacatagggtttaattaggtcagctaagtttggaggtgctagtccgtgaataattttataggttgatagcagaaccttaaaatctgatctcacatggacaggaagccagtgacaagacaccaaaatgggtgtaatgtgttgAAACTTTCTACTTCCTCTCAAAACTCTAGCAGCAGCTTTTTTGAACCAAttcgagacccctaatgctggactgtggtaaaacagaaaatagaacattacagtaatccaatctagaagaaacaaatgcatgaatcagggtctctgcatcagccgtagacaggatAGGATGAAGTACCCTGTGTCAGACTCGCTCGCTATAGAATGTGGAGATGAGCACCAATTAGCCTCAGGACCTCCACAGGACTTACTTCTTATTGCACTGTACTGTGAGTTAATTtgcacctggtgtatgattggaccctcaaaatcagttgagcaaacaaatatgaatttttaacaatttaggattttttaaaaaattattaatttaattgtTGAATCGAAATGTTTAGACAGTTCAAGTGTGATTTCCTCTTGACAatgtgttaaaaaacaaacacaacattATTATCAATATTCTTGGGGTTAGAACGTTTCCATGGTAATGTAGAGTTCAGGCTTCTGCCAAGGCTTAAAGGACCTGTTAGAGTTTCTGATGACATTAATGTGGCACCAAAATAAAAATGCCTGAGTATGTTTTTGAATGATGAGGACACATAAACACAGAAGTCATTTCTTCCAAACTCACTTTCAGCTGAGATCAGCTGAAATTTTTTAGTAGTAACCAAATTTATAGTTTGATAGTGATCCAACGCAACATGCCGGTTTAGTGTGCATGTGAACGTGCACGGtatgatgtgtgcatgttttaggagactttttttttcttcttcatataTCAGTCCTGCCCTTCTGTGACACTAAAACCTTGAGATCTGTGCAGACAGACAGCTGAACGCTCTGCCCACGGCTCCAACGGTGAGTTCACTCCCACTGTTACTTCACTATATGTTTACTTATTGATTCATTTTATTCCTGATCTCACTGTCTTaactgattaacaacaataatTATTAGATTAAAAAGgttattaggttttttttttccaagtgtcTGTTGACAGTATCAGCAGTATGAGTCCTATTTGAAATACATGAACCGCTTAGTgttacaacctcaaatcagatAAAGTTGATACGCTACAGAATGGAACTAAAAAAAACAAGTTTAACATTTACTctgacttctgtttcactgcagtcagtatgaacccaagacacCCAGTGTATTACAacacattcaaataaataaataattaataaaaatagACGAGGCGCTAAAGATGTATTCAGCAATAAGGGATCTACTTTCACATAATTGCAAAATCCCCATGAGACTGAAGTTGTCACACTAGGAAAGACTTTATCAAACTAAATCAGACTTtatcagagccttcagctttcaggctcctctcctctggaaccagctcccaattcggatcagggagacagacaccctctctacttttaagattaggcttaaaactttcctttttgctaaagcttatagttagggctggatcaggtgaccctgaaccatcccttagttatgctgctatagacgtagactgctggggggttcccatgatgcactgtttctttctctttttgctctgtatgcaccactctgcatttaatcattagtgatcgatctctgctcccctccacagcatgtctttttcctggttctctccctcagccccaaccagtcccagcagaagactgcccctccctgagcctggttctgctggaggtttcttcctgttaaaagggagtttttccttcccactgtagccaagtgcttgctcacagggggtcgttttgaccgttggggttttacataattattgtatggccttgccttacaatataaagcgccttggggcaactgtttgttgtgatttggcgctatataaaaaaattgattgattgattgatcaaactaatacatattatacatcaaaaatggttaaaaatgaaaatatgagcaaaaatatgaaaaaaatctaaaacataAGTTGCTTTAAGGAGCACCCTGCCCTCTGGAGGCTATGGTAACATTCTGTGGTCAGTAACATACATTGGGCTGTATTTCTTTAGAGATTTAAAAATGTCTACCTTGATGTTACACCTTTGTGCTTAAAAAGTTCATGGTGTATCCAGACATAATCCCTCTTTCATATAAAAATAAGAAACTTGAACCCTTTCAAAACATATTTTGCAGAAAAAGGGTCAGTTGTGGTTGTTATTGTGTCATCAAatgacctcttttttttttttaaccatttctgATTTGAATGTACTTTAAAAACGCATCTAATGTCAGTATACAGTGCCCTACAAATGTATtttgccccttggtatttcacatattttaatttattcatgccatttcaaatacaaaaggaaaatcaggcttctcaatataaaaaaaaattctaaaattattttccttataaatcaaactcaaagcaaatctctacaacttgatataaattaattaaaaatatgaaatccagatgatgggttgcataagtaatggccccCTTTTGTATATTACGTGAAAATAATCAgtgttattgccagttttcttcagacaagtcaggggatggatacatgaacatttccaaatcattgaatatgccttggactttatttacatcaattatgaagaaatacaaactgtatgacactctatggtaaatctatgtggagtagacagtactcaaaaactgagtgcaagaaggagaggattgtagaaaaccaccaagacacccagacaacccagaagaaggtttctctggctgtgactggagaagttgtgcatagtgcatgttttgcatttttatccacagttatacatcttcatgatgaagtgctacaggaggattttctttcaccaatatGTCAGTTCTAGGCTTGcacctcagatgtaccttctggcaaaatgtagctgaagtttcaggtcttctttttaagacaatattttgttacagacttattccaaaatggagtaaattcattttccccatcAAAatttactcacagcaccccataatgagaacatgaaaaagtttttttttctaaatttattaaaaataaaaactaagaaataacatgtacatacatattcacactttttgctcagtactttgttgatgcatctttggcagcaattacagcctcaagtcttcttgaatataatgccacaagcttggcacacctatctttgagcagttttgcacagccatttttagatctctccagacatattcaatcagattcaggtctgggctctgactgggccactcaaggacatttagagttgtcctgaagctgctcctttgatatcttggctgtcatACAGTCTGCTTTGAaataaagtcaaagtaaatgtaaggatcattgtgggattttttttttaatcagtttctCATACCATCCCGGCTTTTCCTGATTTGGTGTTGTATTATTAAGAAATGTATCATTCACAaaagctgattttttttcttcataagtCACTAATTGGTATTTTGTAACATTAAAAATAGTCCTGCACAGACATACTTGCATTTTATGTTTCTGTCTCAGCTCTTTTCTAGCATGGAActtaatcataaaaaaaaaaaaaatcacttattgtatttattacattaattgacctgtattttttaaaaaactgattgaCTGAATTAAAACCTCAGAAAAGTGCTACATTTCATCTGACATTAAATCATTGTTGAATCCTTAAATTCACTCTCATCTATGGAGGACCAAACATGAATTAAGACTCACAtataaataaaagttaaaaataaatgtagttataatttatttatagacttacatatttatttatttataatttacttatttttattacATGTTGTTATACATTTAGACCTTTATTTAAATAGATTTAGtcatttatttatgcatttacaaattttttttttatatttttatgcatGTATTTAGACTTTTAGTCATTTATTTATACTTTAATGCATGTATTTAGACttaatcatttatttttacattttggcATAGATTTGTAGTTTTATACTTGTTTTCATACATTTATCCTTTTATTTAATCTTTCATGTTTGGTACTCTGAAGGATACATAAATAGACAAATACATAAATGTCGGATGTGGGCGGTTGGACTAGCAACCTGGAGTTTGATTGGCCCGGGCGATGTGCTTGAATCTACCACTGCCATAAAGACAGTATGGAGAATATAAATATCAAaggtttcatatttattttgtttcatgtaaattacaaataaaatgatttttcagtCGAGTTAAAATGTACTACTATAAACATCTGTTTTTACTGTTTCCTGGAACCACGCCAGTTGCAAGGGATTGTGGGGCACACATCCATTTCCACATTTAAATGGAATAAATGCCCCATTGTTCTCTGGAGAGCAGGATTTTATGCTgctgtgaaatgttccaaaatgCACCATCAGAGTGTTGCAGATTAGGAATCATTTTTTGCAACATGTATTGAACATGTATTGCAAACATACTGACACACTCAGGATATTTCAGCTGCAGCCATCAGCAGTTTCTGTTCTGtattctgtgaaaaaaaaaagaactcatGAATGCATCagcaacacatacacacagtgtaTGAAAAATACAGTCTTTGTGTCAACTTTAAATATGTGAATGTTTCTGTAATAACGTGGCAAGAAAAAGTTTGTGAACCCTGGAGCTTTGACACATCTGAATGTTCGAGTGACATCAAACTTAAAGAACAAAAAAATCAGGCTTCTTCatataaacatgtttaaaatgatgccctttaaactcacagtgaaaactattTTCTACAacatgacaaacaaaataaagCCAGAAATGATCCAAAATGATGGCATGCAAAAGTAACTGTACACTTTATTGTAACACAAGTAAAtgatcacttttatagccagttttctttggactggtcacatgaacatttcgaagtcactgaatatgtcttggacttcatttacatcatccatccatcagttttctatacccgcttactccaatcaagggtcacagggagctggatcctattccagcagtcaaagggcgggaggcggggtacaccctgggcacagggccacacatagacggtcaaacacattcacacatacacGCTCAAATAcactcaatttagagtcaccagttcacctatccTGCATGTTCTGGAAGTGTGAGGTATGCAAActccagaaaggaccaggtgggaagcgatcccatgaccttcttgcttctGCTCACAGAACAGGAAGTCCCTGTTACTGCATGTTGTACCATGTGTCCACCGTCATCTACTTTTGCCACATAGATATCATACACATGTATGATAGCTATGCTTTTGCCAGAATGATGAGTGGAGCTGTGCACCTCACGGAGCCATGTGCCTCACGGAGTCATGCTCTCTCACAGCTGCCCCACGCACAGCCACTGCAGACCAAGCACACGTGATCACTACCCACTGTGGTCAGTTTTCACCCCATTCCAAAGaaatcactcatcactcactccagAACAGAAAAcagtctgcattgtattttaatttgacCTCAAACCgtagcctggcatcaaaataactgagcagctaAATCCATATTCAAGTAGAAATGATTTATTTGAAGATACACTTATGAAATGAAAAAACTCCAAAGTCATCtgtaaaattaaacaaaaagacacatattACACATAAATTGCACAAAATTGTCACTGggatgtgatttaaaaaaaaaagtttaatgctTTCTGAGTTGCTCACAAGGTTCACCAATGCTCCTTTCAGCATAGATTACACTTTTTTCTTGCGCCAAAAATATACACAATCAGGGGCCAGATATCAGTGATGGGAGACTGGTTTAAGACACAGAAATCTGCATGTGAGCGTTTGTGTGATTGTTTctatatttgtgtaattgttactGTGTTCTCCCACAGGAAGAAGCGTTGCCATGGATGAGGGTGATAGCAACTACCTGGACTTCCTCGGCCTGTTCAATGACACCTACGATACCACTGACTCATCCTATGTGGTCAGTGAAGCAGTCAAACTCTGTGCTAAAACTGATGCCAATAACTTTGGTGCAACAGTCATCCCACTGTTCTACTGGATAAACTTTCTCCTCAGTTACCTGGGCAACGGGCTCGTTCTCATCATAATTTTCAAGTATGAGAAGCTCAACACGGTGACGAACATTTTTCTCCTCAATCTGGTTCTGTCAAACTTCCTGTTTGCCTCTAGTCTGCCCTTCTGGGCCACGTACCACATGTCTGAGTGGATCTTCGGCGTGACCATGTGCAAGCTGGTCAGCAGTGCTTATTTGATTGGCTTCTACAGTTCCATCCTCTTCCTCACGCTTATGACCTTTGACCGGTATCTTGCCGTGGTGCATGCAGTTGCCGCTGCCAAGAGCAGGAAGAAAGCCTATGCCATCAGTGCATCAGTAGCAGTTTGGTGCATTAGTATATTTGCAAGCGTCAAAGAGCTGGTTCTCCAAAACGTGTGGAAGAGTCCTTTGAACGGACTGATGTGTGATGAGTCTGGCTTCCATAAGAGCATCATGGATCGCTGGCGTTTGGTGACTTACTACCAGCAGTTCTTTCTCTTCTTTCTCATCCCTCTGCTCATGGTGATTTATTGCTACATCAGTATCACCATCCGCATCCTGTCCACACGGATGGCGGATAAGTGTCGTGCTATCAAGCTCATATTTGTCATCATCTTGACCTTCTTCATCTGCTGGACACCCTACAACATTGTCATCCTCCTCCGTGCTGTTCAAATCACTGTTGGTGGACCGTCACCCGACTGCGCCGTCTCAGACAGGCTGGACTACGCGATGTATGTCACACGCAACATTGCCTACTTGTACTGTTGCATCAGTCCCGTATTTTACACCTTTTTGGGGAAGAAGTTCCAGAGGCACTTCCTTATGCTGCTGGGAAAGAGAATCCCCTGTCTGAAGAAACACATCAGCTACAGCAGCCAGAGCAACAGGTCCACATCTCAGAGGACGCCCCACTCCACATATGACTACTGAATACTGCAAGGACAAGTAataggccccttggtatttcacaaattttagtttatttatgccatttcaaatgcaaaaagtagatcaggcttctcaatataaaaaaattatctaaaatgatctttcttaaactcaaactcaaattaAATctctaaataaattaaattaaatacaacagcaatcTGATATTTCTGACATcctccaagggttgacgaggactcaaaataaaagatatgtgattcacatcatgacttggactttacctggatccggattccacaacacaatgcaataattgcatcctGATCTGGAATGATCCAACTGATCAaggtgttgcaatctgatatttaattcataagctgaaacaaaatagtgtcttcctgatcttggttttacatcgtgatgtcgtatGTTTCTGCAGCAAAACCTCCATATTGATCTAGATTACTCCCAGCATCCAACACTAACAAGGTCTTCCTTTGTTACAACAGCCACATATGATTTAGATTTTGTCAACatccatcaagcagatttgagatgatccttgaaatggtgaaaatttaagaaaggATCCAGAATTGGGACCTTGATCACGATCACCTCTAAAACtgaatggagttttccatggcctaatatctatctgtggtgaaaagttcgTCTAAATCTGTAcattagttttgatgtaatccttaaagcctataaattgaaatcctgatcgagaatccggatctggatcacctccaaaattcagtggactcttccacggcccaatatctatctgtggtgcaattttGGTCAGAATAGTCAGAAGTAGTTttgagtggtatagaggaggtttT
This region includes:
- the LOC117522391 gene encoding C-C chemokine receptor type 5-like, which codes for MDEGDSNYLDFLGLFNDTYDTTDSSYVVSEAVKLCAKTDANNFGATVIPLFYWINFLLSYLGNGLVLIIIFKYEKLNTVTNIFLLNLVLSNFLFASSLPFWATYHMSEWIFGVTMCKLVSSAYLIGFYSSILFLTLMTFDRYLAVVHAVAAAKSRKKAYAISASVAVWCISIFASVKELVLQNVWKSPLNGLMCDESGFHKSIMDRWRLVTYYQQFFLFFLIPLLMVIYCYISITIRILSTRMADKCRAIKLIFVIILTFFICWTPYNIVILLRAVQITVGGPSPDCAVSDRLDYAMYVTRNIAYLYCCISPVFYTFLGKKFQRHFLMLLGKRIPCLKKHISYSSQSNRSTSQRTPHSTYDY